A genomic region of Raphanus sativus cultivar WK10039 chromosome 6, ASM80110v3, whole genome shotgun sequence contains the following coding sequences:
- the LOC108808114 gene encoding uncharacterized protein LOC108808114, giving the protein MASVDLNLPERMFAAGDEPVGERINSYHRTKRTEALIAALDAAELEFLKNSTFGKVISLDENPPFSGAFCQYIIVRLLKVNKKYEIWILFAGKPIRFSLREFAIVTGLNCDQLPESSKKRKKNPLNEKLYWNELFGSLKCCNVDTVIDMLKNRVVKDKYTRIKFACLAITSSILLPSSHNPRIIPEHVELIRDIKEFLDYPWGRVSFHFLITNLTQKNELALSHSLIALKGYVDAIQMVMVAAIPRLKEEVVQNEPVVVVVDSDSDDDDGTEDEAEESEQQPRVEKPPNVTRYQVIPGHARDIDLECEVAFPSILPDPVEDFAGAVDFNWVDELDDPKVERIVTLDGEAFSFSNDLFVGGLTASDLQRMTGQLKDYLPALEDRLFERMLSASANFVSASVFEQAIQDLQLSVRRTMKDIETTLKGAVEDNVKNLECSCISLITSLLSKDKISSTPVPDAVFEQHQSGSLLNPIDSMRGSTPPPSNGQPETAVTDLAGKLISDEPTLQPLPPTEQSLAPFVGHRRDDKGNQESATVDVAEPVEIRGTIPFSETDATLEDDNPKEASPLGDASGLGDTGLAVPTSDNDHLLEELLIPYNLLEIPSFSLGLSQEEAEEVLVDANPTQYVLPQPQAEAETLETRRSKRPRILPTLYQDYHCDPKIAALHPIHPDLDGMFDQLVSFISRNEIIRTDQSVTLTSAEMLDIAVRAQHMTPKVMDVLMRFLSRQIPELVNSYVILESSFLTTLAKQHARLVKTSLKDRSKLKFQQDQILKIRAANLDHIYFPFNIDQKHWVGVCVDIKASAVHVLDCNSSLKTDSLLKKEFNPIATVIPYIFKSDQLGDPSCMAKPLAVSRCKGVAQIASPTDAGAMAVLLIQAHSVAGVDGCKAISARVLPDASKQLAVNFFQSLGL; this is encoded by the exons ATGGCGTCGGTTGATCTCAACCTACCTGAGCGGATGTTCGCTGCCGGAGATGAACCCGTCGGTGAACGAATCAACTCATATCACAGGACTAAGCGCACTGAAGCATTAATCGCTGCTCTCGATGCCGCAGAGTTAGAGTTCTTAAAGAATTCTACATTTGGGAAAGTTATTTCTCTGGATGAAAATCCTCCATTTTCCGGTGCATTTTGCCAGTACATCATAGTCCGGCTCttgaaagttaataaaaaatacGAGATTTGGATTCTGTTCGCCGGAAAACCTATCCGTTTCTCTCTTCGTGAGTTCGCCATCGTGACAGGACTCAACTGCGACCAACTTCCTGAATCAAgtaagaagagaaagaagaatccGCTAAACGAGAAACTCTACTGGAACGAGTTGTTTGGATCTCTCAAGTGTTGCAACGTCGACACAGTTATCGATATGCTGAAGAATCGCGTTGTCAAAGACAAATACACGCGAATCAAATTCGCTTGTCTGGCAATTACCTCTTCAATTCTCTTGCCATCATCACACAACCCACGGATTATACCTGAGCATGTCGAGCTGATCAGGGATATCAAAGAATTCTTGGATTATCCATGGGGTCGGGTATCTTTCCATTTTCTCATAACCAATCTGACGCAGAAGAACGAACTCGCATTGTCCCATTCTTTGATTGCATTGAAAGGCTATGTGGATGCCATACAAATGGTAATGGTTGCTGCTATCCCGAGATTAAAAGAGGAGGTCGTGCAAAATGAGCCGGTGGTTGTTGTAGTTGATTCTGATAGCGACGACGATGATGGTACAGAAGATGAAGCAGAGGAGTCAGAACAACAACCGCGTGTAGAGAAACCCCCAAATGTAACCAGATATCAAGTCATCCCGGGGCATGCTAGAGATATCGACCTAGAGTGCGAG GTTGCTTTTCCCTCCATTCTACCCGACCCAGTAGAGGACTTTGCTGGTGCAGTCGACTTTAATTGGGTTGACGAGCTCGATGACCCTAAGGTTGAAAGAATTGTTACCCTAGATGGAGAGGCGTTTTCCTTCTCCAATGATTTGTTCGTCGGAGGGCTCACAGCATCCGATCTTCAGCGGATGACGGGACAG CTGAAGGACTACCTTCCTGCTTTAGAGGACCGTCTCTTTGAACGTATGCTATCTGCATCTGCTAATTTTGTGTCCGCCTCAGTCTTTGAACAAGCAATTCAGGACCTTCAGTTATCTGTACGTCGCACCATGAAGGATATTGAGACCACTCTTAAAGGGGCAGTCGAAGATAATGTGAAAAATTTGGAATGTTCGTGCATCTCACTCATCACCAGCCTACTGTCTAAAGACAAAATATCATCCACACCAGTCCCTGACGCTGTTTTCGAACAACACCAGTCCGGTTCTTTGCTCAATCCTATTGACTCTATGCGCGGTTCCACGCCTCCTCCCTCCAATGGGCAACCAGAGACTGCGGTAACCGATTTGGCGGGGAAACTCATTTCTGAT GAACCTACCTTGCAACCTCTCCCCCCAACAGAGCAATCTCTCGCCCCATTTGTCGGTCATAGGAGG GATGATAAAGGCAACCAGGAGTCCGCCACCGTAGACGTTGCCGAACCAGTTGAAATTCGCGGGACGATTCCATTTTCAGAGACCGATGCTACATTGGAG GATGATAATCCCAAAGAAGCGTCACCCCTAGGTGACGCTTCCGGCTTAGGTGATACGGGTTTGGCGGTACCAACATCCGATAACGACCACCTACTGGAG GAGTTGCTTATACCATATAATCTCCTCGAAATCCCCTCATTCTCTCTCGGGCTTTCGCAGGAGGAAGCAGAGGAAGTCCTTGTAGATGCCAACCCGACCCAATATGTGCTCCCACAACCCCAAGCTGAAGCTGAGACCCTTGAGACTCGGCGGAGTAAAAGGCCGAGAATCCTACCAACATTGTATCAGGATTATCATTGCGACCCCAAGATTGCTGCGCTACACCCCATCCATCCGGACTTGGACGGAATGTTTGACCAACTTGTTTCCTTCATTAGCCGCAACGA GATAATCAGGACCGACCAGTCGGTGACTCTAACATCTGCTGAAATGCTAGACATTGCAGTTAGAGCCCAGCATATGACTCCGAAG GTAATGGATGTGCTAATGCGTTTTCTCTCTCGCCAAATCCCGGAGCTCGTCAACAGCTATGTAATACTAGAGAGCAGCTTCCTCACCACATTGGCGAAGCAGCACGCTCGTCTTGTGAAAACGTCTTTGAAGGACCGGTCCAAGTTGAAGTTTCAACAAGACCAAATATTGAAGATACGAGCTGCAAACCTGGATCATATATACTTCCCCTTCAATATAGACCAGAAGCACTGGGTAGGGGTATGCGTGGATATTAAAGCATCGGCCGTCCATGTTTTAGACTGCAATTCCTCGCTTAAGACTGACAGCCTCTTGAAGAAGGAGTTCAACCCCATTGCAACAGTGATTCCTTACATTTTCAAGTCTGACCAGTTGGGAGATCCTTCTTGTATGGCAAAACCCCTGGCTGTTTCCAGGTGCAAAGGTGTGGCACAGATAGCCAGTCCTACTGACGCGGGTGCGATGGCTGTCCTTCTGATCCAGGCCCACTCAGTCGCCGGTGTTGATGGTTGCAAAGCAATTTCAGCCAGAGTGCTTCCTGATGCCTCGAAGCAGCTTGCGGTCAACTTTTTCCAGTCCCTGGGACTTTGA
- the LOC108807212 gene encoding phenylacetaldehyde synthase yields MENGSSNNALKPMDSEQLREYGHKMVDFIADYYKTIETFPVLSQVQPGYLQNLLPESAPDHPETVEQVLDDVKAKILPGITHWQSPSFFAYFPINGSVAGFLGEMLTAGLNTMSFSWVASPAATELEIIVLDWFAKLLNLPEQFQSKGNGGGVIQGSACEGILVVMIAAREKVLRSVGKKALEKLVVYSSDQTHSSLQKACQLAGIHLENCRVLKTDPSTNYALHPESLQEAVSQDLDAGLIPFFLCGTVGTTSSTTVDPLAALGKIAKSNEMWFHVDAAYAGSACICPEYRQYLDGVETADSFDMNAHKWLLTNFECSLLWVKDQSALTEALSTNPEYLKNKASQANLVVDYKDWQIALGRRFRSLKLWMVLRLYGAENLKSYIRNHIKLAKDFEQLVSKDPNFEVVTPRIFSLVCFRIAAVDNDEKKCNNLNRSLLDAVNSSGKLFISHTILSEKFVLRFAIGAPLTEEKHVMEAWKVIQEEASYLLSM; encoded by the exons AT GGAAAATGGTAGTAGCAACAACGCGTTGAAGCCGATGGACTCTGAGCAACTGAGGGAGTACGGACATAAAATGGTCGATTTCATTGCTGATTATTACAAAACTATCGAGACTTTCCCTGTCCTTAGccaagttcag CCTGGTTATCTTCAAAATCTTTTGCCTGAGTCAGCACCAGACCACCCTGAAACGGTGGAACAAGTTCTGGACG ATGTAAAGGCGAAGATATTGCCTGGAATAACGCATTGGCAAAGCCCTAGCTTCTTTGCTTATTTCCCTATTAACGGCAGCGTTGCAGGGTTCTTGGGTGAGATGTTGACAGCTGGTCTTAATACTATGAGTTTCAGTTGGGTTGCTTCTCCAGCTGCAACTGAGCTCGAAATTATCGTTCTTGATTGGTTTGCAAAACTGCTCAACCTGCCAGAGCAGTTTCAATCCAAAG GAAATGGAGGTGGAGTTATCCAAGGGTCAGCTTGTGAAGGTATTCTCGTTGTTATGATTGCTGCCCGCGAGAAGGTCTTAAGAAGCGTTGGTAAGAAAGCACTTGAGAAGCTTGTTGTCTACTCCTCTGACCAAACACATTCATCTTTACAGAAAGCTTGCCAG TTAGCCGGTATCCATCTAGAGAATTGCAGGGTTCTGAAAACAGATCCATCTACCAATTACGCTCTGCATCCAGAATCACTTCAGGAAGCTGTTTCTCAGGATCTTGATGCTGGATTGATTCCATTCTTCTTATGTGGCACT GTTGGAACAACTTCTTCAACAACAGTTGATCCACTAGCAGCACTGGGAAAGATTGCAAAG AGCAATGAGATGTGGTTTCACGTGGATGCAGCGTACGCTGGAAGTGCTTGTATATGTCCAGAGTATAGACAGTACCTTGACGGTGTAGAAACTGCAGACTCTTTTGACATGAATGCTCACAAATGGTTGCTCACTAATTTCGAATGTTCCCTACTTTGGGTCAAG GATCAATCTGCTCTCACTGAAGCTCTTTCAACAAATCCAGAGTATCTCAAAAACAAA GCATCTCAGGCAAACTTGGTTGTTGATTACAAAGATTGGCAAATCGCTCTTGGACGACGATTCAG GTCACTGAAACTATGGATGGTTTTACGGCTCTATGGAGCTGAGAATCTGAAGAGCTATATACGAAACCATATCAAACTGGCTAAAGATTTCGAACAACTTGTCTCCAAAGATCCTAACTTTGAG GTTGTCACTCCTAGGATCTTTTCTCTGGTCTGTTTCCGTATAGCAGCTGTGGATAACGATGAAAAGAAGTGCAACAACCTTAACCGCAGCCTTCTAGACGCAGTTAACTCTTCAGGAAAACTCTTCATTTCTCACACT ATCTTGTCGGAAAAATTCGTACTACGTTTCGCCATAGGAGCGCCACTGACGGAGGAGAAGCACGTGATGGAGGCGTGGAAGGTTATCCAGGAAGAAGCATCATACTTGCTTTCCATGTAA
- the LOC108812190 gene encoding uncharacterized protein LOC108812190, with the protein MEDDELEAMRAHFPLSFGKSSNVPPKPTEAIHSATRRTDAGVSSSDSGFPSLSSSSKSWLQSVRAPKRNPKSNPAPPPDDDVSLGPPPPPPPPSQEKEEEDDDGVMVGPPPPPPPKGSDDEDDMIGPPPPPPPHVDSDEDEDDVDDDEEENRYKIPLSNEIQLKGHTKIVSSLAVDNAGARVLSGSYDYTVRMYDFQGMNSRLLSFRQIEPSEGHQVRSLSWSPTSGQFLCVTGSAQAKIYDRDGLSLGEFMKGDMYIRDLKNTKGHICGLTYGEWHPKNKETVLTSSEDGSLRIWDVNNFLGQTQVIKPKLARPGRIPVTTCAWDREGKRIAGGIGDGSIQIWSLKPGWGSRPDIYVGKAHTDDITSVKFSSDGRILLSRSFDGSLKVWDLRQMKEALKAFDGLPNNYPQTNVAFSPDEQLILTGTSVEKDSTTGGLLCFYDRTKLEIVQKVGISPTCSVVQCAWHPRLNQIFATSGDKSQGGTHILYDPTQSERGACVCVARAPRKKSVDDYQPEPIIHNPHALPLFRDAPSRKRQREKTLKDPLRAHKPELPMSGPGHGGRVGTTGSSLLTQYLLKQGGMIKETWMEEDPREAILKYADVAVKDPKFIAPAYSQTQPETIFAKSDDEEEEGDAKK; encoded by the exons ATGGAAGACGATGAATTGGAAGCAATGCGAGCTCACTTCCCTCTCTCTTTCGGCAAGTCTTCCAATGTTCCGCCGAAACCTACCGAAGCCATCCACAGCGCTACTCGCCGCACTGACGCCGGAGTTTCGTCGTCCGATTCCGGATTCCCGTCTCTGTCTTCCTCTTCTAAATCCTGGCTCCAATCTGTTCGCGCTCCCAAACGTAACCCTAAATCTAATCCAGCTCCTCCTCCCGACGATGATGTATCCTTaggaccaccaccaccgccgccgCCTCCCTCTCAAGAgaaagaggaggaggatgatgacGGAGTTATGGTGGGACCACCGCCTCCACCGCCACCAAAGGGATCTGATGATGAGGACGATATGATCGGTCCTCCTCCACCGCCCCCGCCTCATGTAGATTCCGATGAAGATGAGGACGATGTTGATGACGACGAGGAGGAGAATCGGTACAAGATACCATTGAGCAATGAGATTCAGCTCAAGGGACATACTAAG ATAGTATCAAGTCTGGCGGTTGATAACGCGGGAGCTAGGGTTCTCTCTGGTAGCTATGACTACACTGTTCGCATGTACGATTTCCAAGGCATGAATTCGAGACTTCTGTCCTTTAGGCAGATTGAACCTTCTGAAGGTCACCAAGTTCGCAGCTTGAGCTGGAGTCCCACTTCTGGTCAGTTTCTATGCGTCACTGGCTCTGCCCAAGCTAAG atttaTGATCGTGATGGACTTAGCCTTGGTGAGTTCATGAAAGGGGATATGTACATCCGTGATCTCAAGAACACTAAGGGCCACATTTGCGGGTTGACTTACGGAGAATGGCATCCCAAGAATAAGGAAACCGTTCTGACTTCTTCTGAAGACGGGTCTTTACGTATTTGGGATGTTAATAACTTCCTAGGCCAAACGCAG GTTATTAAGCCCAAGCTTGCTAGACCGGGGAGGATTCCAGTTACGACTTGTGCTTGGGATCGTGAAGGAAAGCGTATCGCTGGTGGCATAGGAGATGGATCTATTCAG ATTTGGAGTCTCAAGCCCGGATGGGGAAGCCGACCAGACATATATGTTGGGAAAGCCCACACTGATGATATCACCTCTGTTAAGTTCTCTAGCGATGGGAGAATTCTCCTGTCAAGAAGTTTTGATGGTTCTCTAAAG GTGTGGGACTTGCGGCAAATGAAAGAAGCCCTTAAGGCTTTTGACGGTCTCCCTAACAATTATCCTCAAACCAACGTTGCCTTTAGTCCGGATGAACAACTTATCCTGACTGGAACATCCGTTGAGAAGGACAGTACAACAGGAGGCTTGCTCTGCTTTTACGACCGGACTAAACTCGAGATTGTTCAAAAAGTCGGAATATCTCCAACTTGCAGCGTGGTGCAATGCGCTTGGCACCCGAGGTTGAATCAG ATATTTGCAACATCTGGAGACAAAAGCCAAGGAGGAACTCACATTCTGTACGACCCAACTCAGAGCGAGAGAGGTGCATGTGTGTGCGTTGCACGTGCACCAAGGAAGAAATCTGTAGACGATTACCAACCAGAACCAATAATACACAATCCCCATGCACTACCCTTGTTCAGAGACGCACCAAGCCGTAAACGACAAAGGGAGAAAACATTAAAGGATCCTCTTAGAGCCCATAAGCCTGAGCTTCCCATGAGCGGTCCTGGTCATGGTGGAAGAGTTGGGACCACTGGTAGCAGCTTATTAACTCAGTATCTTCTCAAG CAAGGTGGGATGATAAAAGAGACATGGATGGAGGAAGATCCAAGAGAAGCGATATTGAAATACGCAGATGTTGCTGTTAAAGATCCAAAGTTTATTGCTCCTGCTTATTCTCAGACCCAGCCTGAGACCATCTTCGCTAAATcggatgatgaagaagaagaaggtgatgcCAAAAAATAA
- the LOC108812189 gene encoding uncharacterized protein LOC108812189, translating into MQGDVLAIRRGDGSRDDFLRYPKKMDVEDQPKTESFRDGDKDEDGWRSPVRDEVEHDNLEDKHASCLKASSDKEEVGFCASESVKREDGDESLKQCEPLERVNKDEEEEQVVLERDEKVLGSVSRDNEESGSGSPERDDMKDDPNTLSREIIKELDTKVSNREENRDLGKDAEDLVLRQKDDEPQTQVDNTAVIGKIEMREVTGQQDSPDAVKSAGETSQNVYFSGPVLPQTPSQGHRRAQSEIGTPGHRRTNSFQKLKTQMQKAWRGVSNLRDDNRPTFNPEVLANQKRQWYQLHSSKALLDQTKYKEPTSLFEHFIIVGLHPETDLKPVEEAFRRRKKWEMEMSRYEVADYRILRHRGPQFPVLQPQILFKYPPGKKVEMRPKDLAAFCFPGGVKARLLERSPSLSDLNELVYGQEHLGTDDSSFIFSFKVADDATLYGVCLHVSEIVQRPPGVLSNASPLHSSGGGSRFLVSAPRCYCLLTRVPFFELHFEMLNSMIAQERLKRITEFVSEMSLAAACHSPSVSRMNSCVSSPRSNPADWMASAIPVDGVMALTAAAAGLISDSDIANFAEPQSPDSVVTSDTSDASQIKEIERDGRKVFHCYDDNPSEVFENHLATPERTSHSFENGHASPEVTCTDPRIQPIERYESCESVFSSARSVLSDEVDEISYSENDFGDDLVLEWAKEHNNDALQLICGYHSLAIPSRGSEVVFQPLEHLQSIAYTRPPVSALGLSEEFICSSDSSEINARLAAAEEAMGLSMWTTATVCRILSLETIMSLLAGVLLEKQIVVICPNLGVLSAIVLSLVPMIRPFQWQSLLLPVLPGRMFDFLEAPVPFLVGIHSKPTDWKVKTSNLILVNIINNQVKICNMPALPQQRELMTQLTPIHATLAHHSSTARKHPVYKCNQVQAEAATKFLGVMRDYMESLCSDLHSHTITSVQSNSDRVSLLLKDSFIDSFSGRDRPFIKLFVDTQLFSVLSDSRLSSFENGAL; encoded by the exons ATGCAGGGAGACGTGTTAGCGATTCGTCGTGGAGATGGGAGTAGAGATGATTTTTTAAGATACCCCAAGAAGATGGATGTGGAAGATCAACCTAAAACTGAGTCCTTTAGGGACGGAGATAAAGATGAAGATGGATGGAGATCACCGGTTAGAGATGAAGTAGAACATGATAATTTGGAAGATAAGCATGCCAGTTGTTTGAAAGCTAGCAGTGATAAAGAAGAAGTTGGGTTTTGCGCATCTGAGAGCGTTAAGAGAGAAGACGGAGATGAGTCTCTTAAGCAGTGTGAGCCTTTGGAAAGGGTTAataaggatgaagaagaagaacaagttgTATTGGAAAGAGATGAAAAGGTACTCGGTTCTGTATCAAGGGATAATGAAGAATCTGGTTCAGGTTCACCGGAGAGGGATGACATGAAAGACGACCCAAATACTCTTAGTAGAGAGATTATTAAGGAACTGGATACAAAAGTGTCAAATAGGGAGGAGAACAGGGATTTGGGAAAGGACGCTGAAGATTTGGTGTTGAGGCAAAAAGATGATGAACCGCAGACGCAAGTTGATAACACAGCAGTTATTGGAAAGATTGAAATGAGAGAAGTTACAGGACAGCAAGACTCTCCTGATGCAGTTAAATCAGCTGGAGAGACATCTCAAAACGTATACTTCAGTGGACCAGTGTTACCACAGACACCATCACAAGGACATAGGCGCGCACAGAGTGAGATAGGGACTCCAGGACACAGGCGCACCAACAGTTTCCAGAAATTGAAAACACAGATGCAGAAGGCTTGGCGTGGGGTCAGCAATCTGCGTGATGATAATCGCCCCACTTTCAATCCTGAGGTCTTAGCAAACCAAAAGAGACAGTGGTACCAGCTCCACTCCTCAAAAGCTCTTCTG GACCAAACGAAATATAAGGAGCCAACCTCACTATTTGAACATTTTATCATTGTGGGGCTTCATCCGGAAACTGATTTGAAGCCAGTTGAGGAGGCCTTTCGTAGAAGGAAGAAATGGGAGATGGAGATGTCAAGGTATGAAGTGGCTGACTACAGAATACTCCGTCACCGTGGGCCTCAGTTTCCAGTATTGCAGCCACAG ATACTTTTTAAATACCCTCCTGGGAAGAAGGTGGAGATGCGTCCAAAAGATCTAGCAGCTTTCTGCTTCCCTGGTGGCGTCAAG GCACGACTTTTGGAGAGGTCACCATCTCTCAGTGATCTAAATGAGCTTGTGTATGGACAG GAACATTTGGGCACAGATGACTCGTCGTTCATATTTTCGTTCAAG GTAGCAGATGATGCGACATTGTATGGTGTTTGTTTACATGTCTCGGAGATTGTTCAGAGGCCCCCTGGTGTCTTAAGCAATGCGTCACCCTTGCATTCATCTGGAGGAGGCAGTCGTTTTTTGGTTTCTGCACCTCGATGCTATTGCTtgctgaccagagttccttttTTTGAGCTACACTTTGAGATGTTAAACAG TATGATTGCACAGGAGCGTCTAAAACGGATAACCGAATTTGTTAGTGAGATGTCTCTTGCTGCTGCATGCCATAGTCCATCAGTTTCCAGAATGAATAGCTGTGTTTCTTCACCTCGTAGCAACCCTGCGGATTGGATGGCTTCTGCAATACCTGTGGATGGAGTCATGGCACTCACGGCCGCTGCTGCAGGATTGATATCTGATAGTGACATTGCGAACTTTGCAGAACCGCAATCTCCAGATAGTGTTGTCACCAGTGATACTTCAGATGCAAGTCAGATCAAGGAAATAGAAAGAGATGGGAGAAAAGTGTTCCATTGTTACGATGATAATCCTTCTGAAGTATTTGAGAACCACTTGGCTACCCCCGAAAGAACGTCCCATAGCTTTGAGAACGGCCACGCTTCTCCAGAGGTTACATGTACAGATCCTAGGATCCAACCGATAGAGCGTTATGAAAGCTGTGAGTCCGTGTTCAG TTCAGCTAGAAGTGTGTTGTCAGATGAGGTTGATGAGATATCGTACAGCGAAAATGATTTCGGTGATGATTTAGTTCTGGAATGGGCTAAG GAACATAACAACGATGCTTTACAATTAATCTGCGGCTACCATTCATTGGCAATTCCTTCCCGTGGAAGTGAAGTAGTGTTCCAGCCGCTGGAACATTTACAGTCCATTGCGTATACAAGACCTCCTGTTTCAGCTCTAGGATTGTCAGAAGAATTTATCTGCTCTTCTGATTCTTCCGAG ATAAATGCGAGGTTGGCAGCTGCCGAGGAGGCCATGGGTCTCTCAATGTGGACAACGGCAACAGTTTGTCGTATTCTCTCTCTTGAAACT ATTATGTCACTCCTTGCTGGAGTTTTGTTAGAGAAGCAAATTGTGGTAATCTGCCCAAATCTG GGTGTTTTGTCAGCAATAGTACTGTCTCTTGTCCCAATGATTCGGCCGTTTCAGTGGCAGAGTTTATTGCTTCCG GTTCTTCCCGGAAGGATGTTTGATTTCCTAGAGGCGCCTGTTCCGTTCCTc GTTGGTATACATAGTAAACCTACTGATTGGAAGGTGAAGACGTCTAATCTTATTCTTGTTAACATCATCAACAATCAG GTGAAAATATGTAACATGCCAGCATTACCTCAGCAGAGAGAACTCATGACTCAGTTGACTCCAATCCATGCCACACTGGCTCATCATAGCTCGACTGCTAGAAAACACCCCGTTTATAAATGCAATCAAGTACAA GCAGAAGCTGCGACTAAATTCTTGGGAGTAATGAGAGATTACATGGAGTCTCTTTGCTCAGATTTACACTCTCACACCATAACAAGTGTTCAATCCAATAGCGACAGG GTTTCTTTACTTCTAAAGGACAGTTTTATCGATTCATTTTCTGGTAGAGACCGACCCTTCATTAAG TTATTTGTAGACACACAACTGTTTAGCGTTCTGTCAGACTCACGTCTATCGAGCTTTGAGAACGGGGCTCTCTAA